Proteins found in one Mucilaginibacter gracilis genomic segment:
- a CDS encoding zinc-binding metallopeptidase has translation MKKIFKISLLAIIALGTLVTSCKKDETLNADLSALDRSVIINTALDNWLDANYLTPYNIQVKYRWDAYEDDLSKDLVPPKESQVQPTMEAVRDIWIKPYEAVGGATFMKINTPKQFYLVGSPSYNDDGTITLGTAEGGKKITLFVINNFTKSNAANTQEMMHVIHHEFTHILNQKIAYDPAFKLVTPNGYTGNWNLISTATARSTGFITAYAQASPIEDFAEMTSIMLTQGKYKYDAIVNALATSPKALLRQKEQYVVTYFKAAWNIDFYALQTQVSTALDNNASALNTVLGIGKAYTSFASTPLTTNALTPQSADFLTQWNTSKTALAAQGYTLASYSFLFGLGTVTTVRYTFTSGANTYNGDADYNLTTDANGVSKFTLISPQPTGTTYGNYGVIKTATTAVTNYIINNTFKIDYAVTNPLGTKGLAGAIGTFYKSTDATSYMIGTLN, from the coding sequence ATGAAAAAGATATTCAAAATTAGTTTACTTGCAATTATTGCATTGGGAACTTTGGTAACATCTTGTAAAAAAGACGAAACCCTAAATGCTGATTTAAGTGCCTTAGACCGATCGGTTATCATCAACACAGCACTTGATAATTGGTTGGATGCTAATTATTTAACTCCGTATAACATCCAGGTAAAATACCGTTGGGATGCTTACGAAGACGATTTGAGCAAGGACTTGGTTCCACCAAAGGAATCACAGGTACAACCAACTATGGAAGCCGTAAGAGATATATGGATTAAGCCATATGAGGCTGTTGGCGGTGCAACCTTTATGAAGATTAACACACCAAAACAATTTTACCTGGTAGGTAGCCCGTCGTACAATGACGATGGTACAATTACCCTGGGTACAGCCGAAGGTGGTAAAAAGATTACCCTTTTTGTAATTAACAACTTTACAAAAAGCAATGCTGCCAACACTCAGGAAATGATGCACGTTATTCACCATGAGTTTACGCACATCTTAAACCAAAAGATAGCTTACGATCCGGCATTTAAATTGGTTACCCCTAACGGTTATACCGGTAACTGGAATTTGATAAGCACTGCTACTGCACGATCGACCGGTTTTATTACAGCTTATGCCCAGGCCAGCCCGATAGAAGATTTTGCCGAAATGACCTCTATAATGCTTACCCAGGGTAAATATAAATATGATGCTATAGTAAACGCTTTGGCAACCTCGCCTAAGGCTTTATTGCGCCAAAAGGAGCAATACGTAGTAACGTATTTTAAAGCTGCCTGGAATATTGATTTTTATGCCTTGCAGACTCAGGTATCTACAGCTTTAGATAACAATGCTTCGGCTTTAAATACAGTGCTGGGTATTGGCAAAGCGTACACATCTTTTGCAAGTACCCCGCTTACAACAAATGCTTTAACTCCGCAATCTGCCGACTTTTTAACACAGTGGAACACATCTAAAACCGCATTAGCCGCTCAGGGTTATACTTTGGCTTCATATTCGTTTTTATTTGGGTTAGGTACCGTAACAACAGTAAGATATACATTTACCTCTGGCGCAAATACCTATAATGGTGATGCCGATTACAACTTGACTACCGATGCAAACGGCGTAAGTAAATTTACTTTAATCTCCCCGCAGCCTACGGGCACTACTTATGGCAACTATGGGGTAATTAAAACGGCTACAACGGCGGTAACAAACTACATCATCAACAATACCTTTAAAATAGATTACGCGGTAACTAATCCATTAGGTACAAAAGGTTTGGCCGGTGCTATTGGTACGTTTTATAAATCAACCGATGCTACATCGTACATGATAGGTACATTGAACTAA
- a CDS encoding DUF4302 domain-containing protein translates to MKKYLIYTMLALTVFTACKKSNTVATQDLPEVRVAATLSAYSKTLTGSSNGWKAFLYPYGGGVYLFSMKFGTNNRVTMLSDINATTSSTPAESSYLIRQQQAPSLLFDTYNYIHLLADPDPSVNGGLAGEGAYSDFEFYIDNVKGDTVNLIGNRLGSKMMLVKAASASDFTTFTTGTNDFIGKFSQLRTYFKRVTIGGVDCEVKLDIANKILTFSYLDASGNLAKVSGQFFVDGTNSSLVFVKPFTIGTVLVSSIKSFAIDATNHVFSCTINGTGYSIREAITPLKLDLTAAQRWYNQMAINSNGTWTSTTAFHYGVDDYCGFKNITGYSSLWYAGPVVFGGTSEGLIAFVNSALSSPYALSKVPFTVNAGIARFTLLTNAGTFTAATNQAIAMTSARNLLYGGAVVGNFQDWYLIQTDAGGINYDMVRATDAQVWISWKPRS, encoded by the coding sequence ATGAAGAAATATCTAATATATACAATGCTCGCGCTAACCGTATTTACTGCTTGTAAAAAGAGTAATACTGTAGCTACGCAAGATTTGCCAGAGGTAAGAGTGGCTGCAACCCTTTCTGCTTACAGCAAAACCCTTACCGGTAGCTCAAACGGCTGGAAAGCGTTTTTATATCCATACGGTGGTGGCGTTTATTTATTCTCGATGAAGTTTGGTACCAATAACCGTGTTACCATGCTTTCGGACATTAATGCAACAACATCTAGCACACCTGCCGAAAGCTCTTATTTGATAAGGCAACAACAGGCTCCGTCGTTATTGTTTGATACTTACAACTATATCCATTTACTGGCCGATCCAGATCCATCTGTTAACGGTGGTTTGGCAGGCGAGGGTGCTTACTCTGATTTTGAATTTTACATTGATAATGTAAAGGGCGATACTGTAAACCTTATTGGTAACAGGCTGGGAAGCAAAATGATGCTCGTTAAAGCTGCAAGTGCAAGTGATTTTACCACTTTTACTACCGGTACTAACGATTTTATAGGCAAGTTTTCGCAACTAAGAACCTATTTTAAAAGAGTAACCATAGGTGGTGTTGATTGCGAGGTTAAATTGGATATTGCAAACAAAATACTAACCTTTAGCTACCTTGATGCAAGCGGAAATTTAGCCAAAGTATCTGGTCAGTTTTTTGTTGATGGTACAAACTCCAGCTTAGTTTTTGTTAAGCCTTTTACAATTGGTACGGTTTTAGTAAGTTCAATCAAATCTTTTGCTATTGATGCTACCAACCACGTTTTTAGTTGCACAATTAACGGAACCGGTTATTCAATCCGTGAGGCTATAACACCCCTTAAGTTAGATTTAACTGCTGCGCAGAGATGGTATAATCAAATGGCCATCAACTCTAACGGTACATGGACATCTACTACGGCATTCCATTACGGTGTTGACGATTATTGCGGCTTTAAAAACATAACCGGCTATTCAAGCCTTTGGTATGCAGGGCCGGTAGTTTTTGGTGGAACAAGTGAAGGCCTTATTGCATTTGTTAATAGTGCTTTATCATCGCCCTATGCTTTATCAAAAGTGCCGTTTACGGTTAATGCCGGTATAGCCCGCTTTACCCTTTTAACTAATGCAGGCACTTTTACCGCAGCAACCAATCAGGCAATAGCCATGACATCGGCACGAAACCTGCTTTATGGCGGTGCTGTAGTTGGCAACTTCCAGGACTGGTATTTAATTCAAACAGATGCCGGTGGTATTAATTATGACATGGTGCGCGCAACAGACGCACAGGTGTGGATAAGCTGGAAACCAAGAAGCTAA
- a CDS encoding energy transducer TonB — translation MLGSNLNIMSPQWTDIIFKNRNQDYGAYQLRKQNASNTNRALIIAASAFVFVLALPTIINWVQNFIPKADVPVNAIEVKLYPPPPIEQTKVIPPPPVQERQVKSLHDVIRFPPPVVRPDVEAHEDPPTETQVAKVDLGQENIKGSKDGTIAIDENVGPADVKGVTESTNNDAPFVAVEIQPTFPGGEGAFGKFLTDHIRYPAVAKENGVTGRVFLQFIVERDGSLTDMKIIRDPGSGLGEEAARVLKISPHWKPGIQNGKPVRVQFTVPVNFSLAE, via the coding sequence ATGTTAGGATCAAACTTAAATATCATGAGCCCGCAGTGGACTGATATTATCTTCAAAAACCGCAATCAGGATTATGGTGCTTACCAGTTGCGTAAGCAAAATGCCAGCAACACTAACCGCGCGCTTATTATTGCCGCAAGCGCCTTTGTTTTTGTACTGGCACTGCCAACTATTATTAACTGGGTACAAAACTTTATACCCAAAGCCGATGTACCTGTTAACGCCATCGAGGTAAAACTATATCCGCCGCCGCCAATTGAACAAACAAAAGTAATTCCTCCGCCGCCAGTACAAGAAAGGCAGGTTAAGTCGTTGCACGATGTGATCAGATTTCCGCCCCCTGTTGTGCGCCCGGACGTTGAGGCCCACGAGGATCCGCCGACCGAAACACAGGTAGCTAAAGTCGATTTAGGCCAGGAGAATATTAAAGGATCCAAAGATGGTACAATTGCCATAGACGAAAATGTTGGCCCCGCCGATGTAAAAGGAGTTACCGAAAGCACAAATAACGATGCACCTTTTGTTGCTGTTGAGATACAACCTACATTCCCCGGCGGTGAAGGAGCGTTCGGCAAGTTTTTAACCGATCATATCCGTTATCCGGCTGTAGCTAAAGAAAACGGTGTTACAGGCCGTGTGTTTTTACAGTTTATTGTGGAACGGGACGGCAGTTTAACCGACATGAAAATAATTCGCGACCCTGGAAGCGGGCTCGGCGAAGAGGCCGCCCGTGTACTCAAAATATCGCCACACTGGAAACCCGGTATCCAAAATGGCAAACCCGTGCGTGTACAATTTACCGTACCGGTAAACTTTAGCCTCGCCGAATAA
- a CDS encoding energy transducer TonB: protein MLGSNLDINSTAWTDVVFKDRNQAYGAYQLRQQNANNTNRALAIATSIFVLALALPTIINWINHFTPKADEIYTVHDYLIEPPIKIEKPQIIKAQPQKQVRAQHDMIRDFPPVVKPGATETPPTDKELEKADPGPQTIKGQLDASPVIDEIAGPKETPGSTEHRDNSQDIFITTEIQPTFPGGEAAFGRFLSDHIRYPAVAKENNISGRVFLQFVVEKDGSLTDMKIINNPGSGLGEEAARVLKTSPRWKPGIQNGKPVRVQFTIPITFNLAE, encoded by the coding sequence ATGTTAGGATCAAATTTAGACATTAACAGCACCGCGTGGACAGATGTTGTTTTTAAGGACCGCAACCAGGCTTACGGCGCCTACCAATTGCGCCAACAAAATGCCAACAACACCAACCGCGCGCTGGCCATAGCTACAAGTATATTTGTTTTGGCCCTGGCTTTGCCAACCATAATTAACTGGATAAACCACTTTACCCCAAAAGCCGACGAAATATACACCGTACATGACTATTTAATAGAGCCCCCTATAAAAATTGAAAAGCCGCAAATTATAAAGGCGCAACCGCAAAAACAGGTAAGGGCCCAGCATGATATGATTAGAGATTTCCCGCCCGTAGTTAAACCGGGCGCAACCGAAACCCCGCCAACGGATAAAGAACTAGAAAAAGCCGACCCGGGGCCACAAACCATAAAGGGCCAGTTGGATGCATCGCCGGTTATTGATGAGATAGCAGGGCCAAAAGAAACTCCCGGTAGCACCGAACACCGCGATAATTCCCAGGATATTTTTATCACTACCGAAATTCAACCCACGTTTCCGGGCGGAGAAGCAGCCTTCGGCAGGTTTTTGAGCGACCATATCCGTTACCCTGCTGTAGCTAAAGAAAACAACATATCAGGCCGCGTTTTCCTGCAGTTTGTGGTTGAAAAAGATGGCAGTTTAACCGATATGAAAATCATCAACAATCCCGGCAGTGGGCTTGGCGAAGAAGCTGCCCGTGTACTTAAAACATCGCCCCGTTGGAAACCCGGCATTCAAAACGGCAAACCCGTGCGCGTGCAATTTACCATACCCATAACTTTTAACCTTGCCGAATAA
- a CDS encoding RNA polymerase sigma factor: MKFLKGPKKAVEEDDEELLQSYRDSGNLAVLARLYERYMSLVYGVCLKYLKDEELSKDAVMQIFEQLLVKVNRYQIKQFKSWLYTLSRNFCLMQLRADKKWEQESLDEVMELAVDLHPEYEDLQDDLLALERCKNKLPPAQKVTINMFYIDEKCYKEIADNTGYTLNEVKSYIQNGKRNLKICLEKNREH; this comes from the coding sequence ATGAAGTTTTTAAAAGGCCCGAAGAAAGCGGTTGAAGAAGATGACGAAGAGCTATTGCAAAGCTATCGCGATAGCGGCAACCTGGCCGTACTGGCGCGTTTATACGAAAGGTACATGAGCCTGGTATATGGCGTTTGCCTAAAGTATTTAAAAGACGAAGAGCTGAGTAAAGATGCCGTAATGCAGATATTTGAGCAACTGTTGGTAAAGGTTAACCGTTACCAAATTAAACAGTTTAAAAGCTGGCTTTACACCCTGAGCCGTAACTTTTGTTTGATGCAGTTAAGGGCAGATAAAAAGTGGGAGCAGGAAAGTTTAGATGAAGTTATGGAATTGGCCGTAGATTTGCATCCTGAATATGAGGACCTGCAAGACGATTTGCTGGCATTGGAACGTTGTAAGAATAAGTTACCCCCGGCACAAAAGGTAACCATTAATATGTTTTATATTGACGAGAAGTGCTACAAGGAAATAGCCGACAATACGGGCTACACCTTGAACGAAGTAAAAAGCTATATCCAAAATGGAAAGCGTAATTTGAAGATTTGTTTAGAAAAAAACCGTGAGCATTAA
- a CDS encoding carboxypeptidase-like regulatory domain-containing protein — MSINKADIQQIQKYLKGELDARAMHALEKQAHDDPFLMDAIEGYELIGTNQQGNFEELAQRFNKRHSETNTPTMVLWRVVAVAATLLITLGAGFLFFRTGNNNAPLAKNKITPPSVNKITTPAAPNVPSTANATIAHAGINGCITDPTGHALAGVKVNVKGTKLKAVTDTNGVFNIAAKPVKGILNVAYYGYEAKQVALNGNPNLKVVLNETANQLATVSITAYVDDDKPLNKPHPAIGWKAFRDYLRKNAFVESGETGLVKLAFTVSTDGMINGMHVINGKNELMNQRAIDLVLNGPDWKSVDNGKEMRIKILFRRVKES; from the coding sequence GTGAGCATTAATAAAGCCGACATACAGCAAATACAAAAGTACCTTAAAGGGGAACTTGATGCCCGGGCTATGCACGCGCTGGAAAAACAGGCTCACGACGATCCGTTTTTGATGGACGCTATTGAAGGGTATGAATTGATAGGTACCAATCAGCAGGGTAATTTTGAGGAGCTTGCGCAGCGTTTTAACAAACGCCATAGTGAAACCAACACGCCCACAATGGTGCTATGGCGCGTTGTTGCCGTTGCCGCTACCTTGCTGATTACGCTTGGTGCGGGGTTTTTGTTTTTTAGAACCGGCAATAACAATGCGCCACTGGCAAAAAACAAAATTACGCCGCCATCTGTAAATAAAATTACGACTCCTGCGGCACCAAATGTGCCATCAACTGCCAACGCAACTATAGCCCATGCCGGTATTAACGGTTGCATTACCGACCCAACCGGGCATGCCCTGGCAGGGGTAAAGGTAAATGTTAAAGGTACAAAGCTAAAAGCGGTAACAGATACCAACGGGGTGTTTAACATTGCCGCAAAACCCGTAAAAGGGATATTGAATGTTGCCTATTATGGTTACGAAGCTAAACAGGTTGCACTTAATGGTAACCCAAACCTTAAAGTAGTTTTAAACGAGACCGCTAACCAACTGGCAACAGTATCGATAACGGCATATGTTGACGATGATAAACCCCTAAACAAGCCTCACCCTGCAATTGGTTGGAAAGCTTTCCGCGACTACCTGCGCAAAAATGCCTTTGTGGAAAGCGGCGAAACCGGGCTGGTTAAACTGGCCTTTACCGTAAGCACCGATGGTATGATAAACGGTATGCATGTAATAAACGGCAAAAACGAGCTAATGAACCAACGCGCTATAGACCTGGTATTAAACGGCCCCGATTGGAAAAGTGTAGATAACGGTAAAGAAATGCGTATTAAAATACTTTTCCGTAGGGTTAAGGAAAGCTAA